In Alnus glutinosa chromosome 7, dhAlnGlut1.1, whole genome shotgun sequence, the sequence TTAAATATTCTAATACGAAAAAATCTATCAACTTCATCGATCTTACAAAAACCATATATTCTAACGTCCCCTCAAACTCAAgttgaatgaaagaaaaacaattgaaaacctttttttttttttttgtcaattaaaGCATGCtggtttttttggttctttctttatttcactTAATCTTCATTCTTTGCCTGCTCTTCACTTTTTGGATATTCTTTCCTTTACGTGCAAGGAGAGATTTGGAATAAATGCTGTTTGAAGACCAATATTAAAACACCACCACTCTTCCATGCATGCACCAACTGCataaccaaatccaaaaccGTGTGTTTTTTGGCTGGATGATCGACAGATATCGATCAATGAATTTCCAGTCGCAGATTCGGTTCAAAAATCCCGCTCTAACACTGGAGAAATGGGTGTCATCGTGCGCTTTGGAATGGGTGGAATGGGCAAGATCTGCAGCACCACCGCGTGCGCGGTTGTTGTGGGCTTTCTCAGTGTTGATGCCCTCTCTATAATCAATTTTCTGAGGCTTGCCCACCACTACCTAATGGGGGTTTGTTCGTCTTCTTGTCAAGAGTTTCTGATGATAGAATATTAGGtagatgattaaatttattattagtttaaattttggaATAAATAATGACTTAACATGATACGATCATATCAAAGCAAATGTCTGCTTTATGAATCTATGATTTACTTTTCATTTCAATCAAATATTTCACGTACCTATATTTAAATGATTCCTGTAAGGAATTACTAATTAATTGTAGAGTCCTAAAGGTTTGAaggttacaaaaaaaaaaaaaaaaaagtgtacatTTTAATTGAATGTAAATTGCattatgccaaaaaaattgttacGAAAATATTGTAATTTAAATGCAATATATATTATCCCTCCATTAATATCCAATATTGTGGATTAATTACAATGATATCCCTATATGCATCAAaggaaatatataatatataatggaAAGATCATTAATCCATCATTGAATTCAATTATCACTATCACCATCTAGGAGAAGGAGGCTTTCTACGTAATCCGCTGTCCAAAcatatttattgaaaatatgCTTATCATTCTGATCAACAATCCCGCagaatttcttctcttttatgTTATACCAAAAGATTTTATTAGAGTAGTCGTCCTCCATTAAAACCTTTTCACCGTCCTTTGAAAACATTAGTGATCGGCGGTAGAAGAAAGTTACAGGCACCGTATAAAGCCGACTCCAACTGCTCGCCAATCCGTACCCCTTCATCATCCAAACTTCAACGCCCTTGCCAACAGTATTTCCAGAAACACAGAGCGATCCTCCCAAAACCTCTAATTCCACATGCAAATATGATTCGAAGGGAAATGTTTGCACTCCGAATTTCTCGGTGGTGAGATCGAATGTGAGAAGGGTACTTATTCCAGGTGCACTATTAACCAACCAATGAAAAGTACCGTTGGAGAAAACCGGCGGCCCTGAATAAATAAATGACTCCTCCTTGTAAGGCCATTGATATTCTACTCTTCTCCAAGAATGTGATTTCAGACTGTAtaccataatttttttaggcTGCATAATTGCATTGGCCCATGAAGGCTCAAGCCCCCAGTTATCAAGTTTCACATTCTTCACAAATGCAGTCTTTAAAACCTTGTAATCGTTGTTGACTGGGTCATACCCAAATGCAAAATTGAATAGGCTGTGCTTATCATTGTCTAGATCAGGCTCACTGGgcaatttcttgtgttttttgatTGACGGGTTCCAAATCGCAACTTGGTTGCTTCCACGATATTGATCATATTTGCGGATGCAAACCAAGCTGTTGCAACAGCCTATCACTGAGATCGAGGTGTGGTAGAGGTTTTTTCGACGCCGGATTAATGGTGGGAAGATCTTCACGGGCTCTCCGAACCGATCCTCGTTAGAAAAGTTTACCGAGTAGTAATTTTTTGGCCGATGTGTAGATGTTTCCATAATGAGACTGCGTTCTCTGCTACTGCTACGCTCGAGATTCATGTTGATGAAATATGGGTTGTTGATTAGAGCGAAGCATGACTTCGAAATGCACTGAAAACGTAGCAGAGACTTGGTGGGTAGTGGAGAAAGTATTTCGGCGATGAGGTCTTGGGGAAGTGTTTTTGACATCTTTCCGTTGAATGTGATGAATTGCGTAAAAAAGCAACGCCTGCCTTTTACGTAGCAGCCAGCACCCAGATGCAGAGGAGATTGATTCTACACTGCAATCCCTTCCTCTCtgaatatctctctctctctctcaaacagaAGAAATTTATTCGATCTTATTTGTTGAATGAATGAATCATGAATGAATACAAAGAGCATCAATTCAATGCCATTAATTATATAAGAGACGAAGGTCGGT encodes:
- the LOC133873184 gene encoding F-box protein CPR1-like translates to MSKTLPQDLIAEILSPLPTKSLLRFQCISKSCFALINNPYFINMNLERSSSRERSLIMETSTHRPKNYYSVNFSNEDRFGEPVKIFPPLIRRRKNLYHTSISVIGCCNSLVCIRKYDQYRGSNQVAIWNPSIKKHKKLPSEPDLDNDKHSLFNFAFGYDPVNNDYKVLKTAFVKNVKLDNWGLEPSWANAIMQPKKIMVYSLKSHSWRRVEYQWPYKEESFIYSGPPVFSNGTFHWLVNSAPGISTLLTFDLTTEKFGVQTFPFESYLHVELEVLGGSLCVSGNTVGKGVEVWMMKGYGLASSWSRLYTVPVTFFYRRSLMFSKDGEKVLMEDDYSNKIFWYNIKEKKFCGIVDQNDKHIFNKYVWTADYVESLLLLDGDSDN